One genomic segment of Pirellulales bacterium includes these proteins:
- a CDS encoding RsmD family RNA methyltransferase yields the protein MSKNSSQRHEPSNIADSPPRIIGGSLRGRKLQYSGDLRTRPMKDRVREAVFNLLGPAVRGKHAIDLFAGTGALGLEAISRGASGATLVERHFPTAALIRASAAELGVENRCTILPANVLLWAKRLPLLPRAPWVVFCSPPYSFYVDQTEAVLGLLAALVEQAPGESLFCVEADERFDFGQLPQASEWDVRRYLPAFVGVWCKATG from the coding sequence TCGCCCCCCCGAATTATCGGCGGAAGTTTGCGCGGACGGAAATTGCAGTATTCCGGCGACCTACGTACCAGACCCATGAAGGATCGCGTGCGCGAAGCTGTCTTCAACCTGTTAGGCCCGGCCGTGCGCGGCAAGCACGCGATCGATCTGTTTGCAGGAACCGGCGCACTGGGATTGGAAGCGATCAGCCGAGGAGCAAGCGGCGCAACGCTGGTCGAGCGCCATTTTCCGACCGCTGCGCTCATTCGAGCCAGTGCAGCCGAACTAGGTGTCGAAAATCGATGCACAATTCTACCCGCCAATGTGCTACTCTGGGCAAAGCGATTGCCACTGCTTCCACGCGCGCCATGGGTCGTGTTTTGCTCACCGCCCTATAGCTTCTACGTCGATCAAACTGAGGCGGTTTTGGGATTGCTTGCGGCGCTAGTCGAACAAGCACCGGGAGAGAGCTTGTTTTGCGTCGAGGCGGACGAACGATTCGATTTTGGGCAACTACCACAGGCAAGCGAATGGGACGTTCGCCGCTACCTTCCAGCTTTCGTAGGTGTTTGGTGCAAGGCAACCGGATAG